The DNA segment ATAATCCTGCGGAAATGGATTGCCAAGGTGTCATGTATCAGAAGTGGGTTGCTGAGTATTATAATTGGCGACACGAAGAAGAAAAATTGTATCGATTCTTTACGGAACTCACCAAGAAATCGAAATCGTGATCGACGGTAGTATATGTTGAATACAGCGCACACATCGCAGCAAAATGAGAAACCACTATGAATCGTGAAAAGATTGTGATAATCGGCGCTGGTGGCAATTCCCGCGAATTGAAAATGTTGTTGCAAGCGATTAATCAGGTGCAACCGCGGTATGAGTTTTTGGGATACGTTGTCAGTGACTTCAGTAAGATTTCTCCGAACGACTCAAAAGATGAGATTATCGGGGATACCGACTGGCTGTTAAATCGCGCCGGGGAAGTTTCCGCGGTATTGGGCATGGGTACTCCGATTCACCGGTTGCGGGTTGCAGCCGAGTTGAAGCAGAAACGTCCGGACCTGAAGTTTCCCATCTTGATTCATCCCAGCGTCATCTATGATCCGGAAAGTTGTAAGTTTGGCGAAGGAGTAACGATAGCCGCTTCAAACGTCCTAACTGTGAACATAACACTGGGTGATTACGTATTTATTAATCGGGGCTGCCAGATTGGCCATGAGAGTGTTATCGGGACGGGCAGCGTATTGAACCCCAGCGCGGTGATTTCCGGTGGTGTAACGATTGGCGAAGGGGTCCTTATTGGTACCAATGCAACTGTAATTCAGTATTTGCAGGTCGGAGATTACGTTACGGTTGGCGCAGGCGCGTGCGTCACCAAAGATGTACCAGCTACTTTAACCGTTGTCGGTATTCCGGCAAAACCGCTACAGCGCGGCAAATCGTAAGTAAAAGATTGGATCATATATGAGTCGTCCACGGATTTATCTCTCATCTCCGCACATGTCGGAAGAGGGTTACGAATTAGAGTTTATCAAAGAAGCGTTCGCATCGAACTGGATTGCCCCGGTCGGACCGAATGTAAACGCCTTTGAGCAGGAGTTCGGCGACTACTTGGGTGGCGATTTACATTGCGCCGCGGTGGGTTCCGGCACTGCCGCCCTC comes from the bacterium genome and includes:
- a CDS encoding NeuD/PglB/VioB family sugar acetyltransferase; the encoded protein is MNREKIVIIGAGGNSRELKMLLQAINQVQPRYEFLGYVVSDFSKISPNDSKDEIIGDTDWLLNRAGEVSAVLGMGTPIHRLRVAAELKQKRPDLKFPILIHPSVIYDPESCKFGEGVTIAASNVLTVNITLGDYVFINRGCQIGHESVIGTGSVLNPSAVISGGVTIGEGVLIGTNATVIQYLQVGDYVTVGAGACVTKDVPATLTVVGIPAKPLQRGKS